CTTGCTGCTTTGCCGAATCGAGTGTTGGCAGTGCGATAGCAGCTTTGAATCGATTCGCATCGGATTTTGCCGGCGCAGTTTCGATTATTCGATCACGAGTCAAGGGAACTCGAGTTATCTTTGAAGCAAGTGGTACATCTCCCGGGGCAACGATTTCCAGTTGCTTTTTCGCAGCAGAAACGACCTCAATAATCGAGGCATCGGCAGCGACCAACAAGGTGACATTGTTGGGATGAAACCAGGTGTGGTAGTATTGCGCTACTTGATCGCGGGTGATTGCCCCGATGGAGGCACGTGAGCCTAATGTCGGGTACTGGTAAGGGGTTCCACTCTTGGAATGGAGATCGAATAATGTGTTGAAACGATAGTCTTCGTCCTGCTCGTCTTTTAACATCTCCTGTTCTACGATCCCTTTTTCTTTCTCGAACTTGTCAAAAGGGAGTGTTGAGAAAAAGAGTTGTTCGCGGAGCAAACCAAACAATGTGTCTAAGTCACTGGAGCGTCCAACGATCATGAATGCTGTGTAATCTTTTCCGGTTTGTGCATTCGCATAAACGCCAAGTTCATCAAAGGCTGCATACAATTGTTCTTGGTTAAGTGTGCGGGTTCCGTTAAAGAGTAAATGCTCGAGATAGTGTGAGATACCATTAGTAGCGGCCGTTTCGTTGCGTACACCAACATGAACCACTGCAACAATTCCCACCATGCCAGTTCCTGGGGAAAAGGCATAGTTACCTGCCATACCGTTGGTAAGTGAGAACTCTTTCGCATTTGCATTCAGTGTGATGATAAAAACGAGGTAAAATACGATAGCAATGGTTTTCTTCATGTTACACCCTGTGATTACAAGACTTCAAAGTAATAACACAAAGGGTAAATAAAAAGAAGCGCCGGATATTGCTATCCGGCGCACTCTTACAGAAAGCAGGAAAATACCTGCACAACCATTTGTTACTTGATGAGCATCATCTTATGCATTGCCTGGAAGGAACCAGCCTCGATCCGGTAGAAATAGACACCACTGGAAAGATTGGAACCATCAAAGGTAACGCGATGAGAACCGGCGCTGAAGTTTCCGTTCGCCAAGGTAGCAACTTCACGACCCATCACATCCATCACAGTAAGCTTAACTTTGGCGGCACGCGGCAACGCAAAGGAAATCTCAGTCGAAGGATTAAAAGGATTCGGGAAGTTCTGTGCCAACGAATACTCTGACGGAACAATAGTCGGCTCGGGAGCTGCTGTTGCCGAAGCAAAACCGCGAACGCGATAGTTCACTGTTGCCGGTGTTGTATTCGTGGTCATTTGCATCAGGGTATTCAAAGTACCCGGATTCGCCGGATTCCAACGCACTGTGACAAAATGACTGTCCATTGCCGCTACGCTGAATGCGGTATCATTGTTGACAAAAGTGATGTACGGACGTTGGGCCGTGGTAACCCAAATGCGGGAAACGTTTAACGCTACACCGCCATCGTTGTATACTTTGAAGGTACGGTTTATCGGAGTATTGACGGCCGTGGTATCGAATTGCAGGGTGTCGCCAACAACCGGTTCCGTTCGAAGAATTGGATGCGGTGGTAAATCAGTGGTATGAGCGATGTAACCACGGATATTCCAATCGCCGGATTCGTCGGGTTCCATACCAGCGGTCGCGGTTTGCCACGTCACTGCCGGCATGCTAAGATTAACACCAGCCAACGGCGGCGTTGCATCGCGATAGACGGTATGACCCGTTACGGTTTTCAGCACACACAACACGCCACCCTGGAAGATATTCAAGCCACCAGTACTTGCTTTGTATTGAGTTGCAGTCGATCCGATAACATTGATAGTTCCTTGCCAATCGGGCGTTCCGGAGAATGTTGCCAAATCAGGCATTAAATAGGCTTCTACGGTATCGAGGCGAGCAACGGTCGTACCAGCGATGATGAAGCTCATCGAAT
This window of the bacterium genome carries:
- a CDS encoding insulinase family protein, producing the protein MKKTIAIVFYLVFIITLNANAKEFSLTNGMAGNYAFSPGTGMVGIVAVVHVGVRNETAATNGISHYLEHLLFNGTRTLNQEQLYAAFDELGVYANAQTGKDYTAFMIVGRSSDLDTLFGLLREQLFFSTLPFDKFEKEKGIVEQEMLKDEQDEDYRFNTLFDLHSKSGTPYQYPTLGSRASIGAITRDQVAQYYHTWFHPNNVTLLVAADASIIEVVSAAKKQLEIVAPGDVPLASKITRVPLTRDRIIETAPAKSDANRFKAAIALPTLDSAKQQAALSAAVELFDPQEYLSGTPLRSLSFELFRDRDFSQLEISGDYSGNLDATAL